The DNA sequence GGTGCAGAATTAATTCAAATATTAAAAGAAAAAGAGGAAACGACTAGCAAACCAGTAGAAAAGAAGGGCAAGTATATAGATAAATTCTTAAAAATTCGTGTTGTATCATCTGAAAACGATAACGTGACCGTTAATTTGCCTATAAAACTCGTAAAGGTAGTATTGATGGCGGGACACAGTATTGCAGCAAGCCTTCCCGAATCAGAAAAATATGTAAAAGATATTGATGTAAACTTAATTATCGAAGCAATAGAAAATGAATTAGATGGTCAAATTGTTGATGTTAAATCAGCAAACGGGGATACCGTTTCAGTCATTATAGAGTAGTGAGTAATTTATGATTCGAGTCATATTGAATTCAAAAGACAAACGACATACTCTTCTAATTCCATATGTCCTTATAAATGTTTGTATCTTTGTGTTGACTATAAAATCTATACAAAAATTGATTCACAAAAAAATAATGGAACAATCGGATAAAAGAGAGGTAGATTTTAGGATGCTTCTAATAGATAAGAGGTTGTTAAAACCAATCGTCAAAGAGTTAAAAGCTCACAAAGGACTCCTCTTAGTAGATATGAATTTTAAGGATGGTTCAGAAGTTAAGATAAGATTATAATGCACTGTACGAGCTAAAATGATGATTTTGATGGAGTCATCTGGACTTTGATACAAGTCACAACCAACGAAGGGCTTCTTATTATATTATGGCATGTGTAGAAGTAGGTGCAAGTGGCCAGTCGAAGTGAAAAATGAGCTAATTTACGAAACAGCAAGCAATGATTGGAGCCATTGCTTGCTGCTTCGAGACCCGAAAAGTTGATTTATAGATAAACGACGTTAAAAACTATTTAATGAAACATTGGGAAT is a window from the Bacillus alkalicellulosilyticus genome containing:
- a CDS encoding SHOCT-like domain-containing protein, producing the protein MNEEITRVLTMVQEGKIDAEKGAELIQILKEKEETTSKPVEKKGKYIDKFLKIRVVSSENDNVTVNLPIKLVKVVLMAGHSIAASLPESEKYVKDIDVNLIIEAIENELDGQIVDVKSANGDTVSVIIE